The nucleotide window ATATCGTGATGTAAATAAAAAGGTTGTCTCCGAGTCAGAGAAAAAAGTTTCACTAGATAATAATCGTAATTTCAAGTTAACGATTGGAACACTAACTAATCAATCTGTCGTCATTAGCTATGATACCCAAATTACGAGTAAACAAAAAAGTTACACGAATAAAGCGACGATTGCAGGGGATGATTTTGATGCAGTTTCGAGAAATGCAAGTGTGATTGACTACGGAAATGGAGGTCAAGGAGCTGGAACGCCCCCGCCCCCAGTGAAAGAAGAACCACCCTTTATTCCAGCAGAAAAACAGCCCATTGAAAAAGTGGTTGAAACAGATTTTGGCCCACTAGAAATAGTAAAAGATTCTGATGGAAATGGCAAAATCAAAGTTATTTACAAAGTGAAAAGTGGTGATACTTTTCCTGGAGTTGCCAAAAAATTCGATGTGACTGTTGCAGATATTAAAGATTGGAATAAGCTTACGTCAGATAATTTACAAACGGGACAAAAATTGCAATTGACTATTGAAAAAAAATTACTTAATAGTATTACTATACCAGCAACACCCAATGTAACTAGTACGACTAAAGTTGGGAGTGTCATTGAAACGGCAGGAACATTGCCGCATACTGGTGACACGAATCCTTTGTTAGCATTCTTAGCTGGTTTAAGTCTAGTTTTCTTTGGATTTATATTTTTACGCAAAAGCTAAAAAGAGGAGACTGGGACATAACTAAAACTTGGTAATAAAAATAGGAAAATAGAAAAGCAGAAATCATTGT belongs to Listeria ivanovii subsp. ivanovii and includes:
- a CDS encoding collagen binding domain-containing protein — its product is MNKKWLIFALVFLLATIFFVPKAEAGTDYGSNFFTKVALQNQNGEDTTNFKENSRVRVAYDFVITQPVVSGETMTLTIPAQLKLINFGGFPVNDAEGNTIANATVDPTTGTITLTFTDYVNTHTDLSGSLYYNATFNSKNIQTDQVNPILFPIKNTTQVWNTYISKVSTGGGTGSPTVVFKQGRMDDKDPTILHWTVTLNNALLPIENAIYTDTLGSGQTLLGKATVKYRDVNKKVVSESEKKVSLDNNRNFKLTIGTLTNQSVVISYDTQITSKQKSYTNKATIAGDDFDAVSRNASVIDYGNGGQGAGTPPPPVKEEPPFIPAEKQPIEKVVETDFGPLEIVKDSDGNGKIKVIYKVKSGDTFPGVAKKFDVTVADIKDWNKLTSDNLQTGQKLQLTIEKKLLNSITIPATPNVTSTTKVGSVIETAGTLPHTGDTNPLLAFLAGLSLVFFGFIFLRKS